The sequence TGTTTTGCCTGCCGATCATCGAATAGAAAACGATCAACTGTTTCGAAAAACACTGCGCGCTGCGGCGCATTTGGCGGAAACGCAAAATGGGCTGGTCACAATCGGCATTGATCCAACTTACCCGGCGACAGGTTATGGTTACATTCAACATCGGCAATTGGTGGAAAACATCGACGGCATTGAGGCGTACAGCGTCAAGACATTTGCTGAAAAGCCGGATATTCAAACAGCAAAACGCTTTTTGAAAAGCGGAGATTTTTTCTGGAACAGCGGTATTTTTATCTGGAAAACTTCCAAAATTCTTCAAGAAATCGAAGATTCTCTGCCGGAATTGCACTCCGGGCTCATGCGAATTAGCGAAGCAATGGGAACTAACCGGGAAGCGGAAGTCATTGAAAAAGTCTATTGCCAGATTAAAAGCATGTCTATTGACTACGGCGTGATGGAGCACTCGCGCAATGTGTTTGTGGTCAAAGGGAAATTTGCCTGGAACGATGTCGGCAGTTGGGACGAAGTTTACAAAATTTTTCCCAAAGACAAAAACGGCAATGCCGTCACCGGTCAAGCAATGCTTCTGGACACAAAAAATTGTTTCGTTGACGTGAAAGACCTTTTCGTCGGCGCCATCGGGTTGGAAAATATGATCGTAGTTCGAACGTCCGACGCATTATTAATTTGTCCCCGGGAACGCGCTCAGGAAGTGCGCGATCTGGTGGATTTAATGAAACGAAAAAAACTCGATCAATTTCTGTAATCAGGGAGAAGTCATGGATCAAAAATATCTCCTTCAGGCGTTCGAGGACCTGGTGCAAAAATTATCCATCGACCTTCGCTATGAAAAAGGTGATTTTTCCGGCGGTTTGTGCCAGATGCCGAACAAATCGGTTTTTATCATCAATTCCAGGCTGCCAATGGAACAAAAAATACGTCTCATCGCCCGCGAATTAGGTAATTTGAAATTAAATCATATTTACATTCGCCCTGTGCTGCGAGAACTCATTACCGAGGCGAATCGGAGAAATTAAAAAAAGGACGAAGCGAAAATGACCAACGAAGAACTCATCACTTATTTTGATGAACAACTCTTTCTGCCGGATTTGAAAGCGGCCACTAAAGATGAACTTTTCGAAGAGATTGTGGATCAATTTGTCAAAATCAAATATTTAAAAAATCGGGAAATCGTACTGGACATGCTCCGCCGACGTGAACAACTGGGAAGTACGGGCATCGGCAAAAATGTTGCCATCCCGCACGGTAGAACGACCTCGGCGTCTGACGT comes from Calditrichota bacterium and encodes:
- a CDS encoding mannose-1-phosphate guanylyltransferase, with amino-acid sequence MYAVIMAGGEGTRFWPRSRSKQPKQLLNIVDSDTMIQSTVKRLKGLVDWDHILVVTTIHQKDAILEQLPLLSPENLVIEPKGKNTAPCIGLAATLLDKKDPDDVMVVLPADHRIENDQLFRKTLRAAAHLAETQNGLVTIGIDPTYPATGYGYIQHRQLVENIDGIEAYSVKTFAEKPDIQTAKRFLKSGDFFWNSGIFIWKTSKILQEIEDSLPELHSGLMRISEAMGTNREAEVIEKVYCQIKSMSIDYGVMEHSRNVFVVKGKFAWNDVGSWDEVYKIFPKDKNGNAVTGQAMLLDTKNCFVDVKDLFVGAIGLENMIVVRTSDALLICPRERAQEVRDLVDLMKRKKLDQFL
- a CDS encoding PTS sugar transporter subunit IIA, which codes for MTNEELITYFDEQLFLPDLKAATKDELFEEIVDQFVKIKYLKNREIVLDMLRRREQLGSTGIGKNVAIPHGRTTSASDVMIAFGKPEQGIEYESVDNKPVNLVFMIIAPPQDENNMYLPILGKMVEILNKTKTRNKLMKAETYEEFIDIILKG